A window of the Hordeum vulgare subsp. vulgare chromosome 5H, MorexV3_pseudomolecules_assembly, whole genome shotgun sequence genome harbors these coding sequences:
- the LOC123399875 gene encoding uncharacterized protein LOC123399875, translating into MVEDFTFPTMTPVQCGAKKLPFPHFTSPPPWFIIPDDAGAHDHHRRCFSAAEDAGKANNDIYPGPRGRSERFAVIDEHKMDMLWEDFNEELARAPQPCPLSMEWSSEAWFTGEGDGIPSRHVVVASGTGSSVVRRRRLSLMMMLKLLKKLFLARKSSTISRKTPPN; encoded by the coding sequence ATGGTAGAGGACTTCACATTCCCTACCATGACACCCGTGCAGTGCGGCGCAAAGAAGCTACCTTTCCCTCACTTCACTTCGCCGCCGCCATGGTTCATCATCCCGGACGACGCCGGAGCGCACGACCATCACCGGCGGTGCTTCTCGGCCGCCGAGGATGCAGGGAAAGCCAACAATGACATCTACCCGGGGCCGCGGGGGCGCTCCGAGAGGTTCGCCGTCATAGACGAGCACAAGATGGACATGCTGTGGGAGGACTTCAACGAGGAGCTGGCCCGGGCGCCGCAGCCGTGCCCACTGAGCATGGAGTGGTCGAGCGAGGCGTGGTTCACCGGCGAAGGTGACGGAATACCATCCCGGCATGTGGTGGTCGCCTCCGGCACCGGCAGCAGCGTGGTCCGGCGCAGGAGGCTGAGCCTGATGATGATGCTCAAGCTGCTCAAGAAGCTCTTCTTGGCTCGCAAGTCCAGCACCATCTCAAGAAAGACGCCACCAAACTGA